The segment GGTGGCGTCTCGGTCACTCCGTCCTGGACCTTTACCGGTCTCATCGCGAATGGGGAGCTGGGATTCGCCGTGTCGTCGGCCGGCGACGAGAATCACGACGGCTACGCCGACGTGCTGGTGGGTGCACCCTACGAGAGCAGCGGCGGCACCAATGCCGGAGCGGTGCGGTTGTTCCGGGGCAGCTCCACCGGTCTCTCGACGAGCCCGGTGTGGACGTGGTTTGGAGCGCCGAACAGCAACGCCGGCATGGCGCTCTCGCCGGCCGGCGACGTGGACGGCGACGGCTACGCCGACTTCCTGATTGGAGCGCCCGGCTACACCCATCCCGAGGTGAACGAGGGCGAGGCGTTTCTCTATCTGGGCGGATCGGGCGCGACCCCGACGCTTCACTCCACCTTCGAGATGAATCAGGCGAACGCGCACTGCGGGCGTGCCCTGGCCTCGGGCGACGTGAACGGCGATCTGACGCCCGATCTGGTGGTGGTCGCGACCGACTACAAGGCCGGAAGCACGGCGAGCGCCGGGCGCATCTTGATGGAGATGGGCGCCGGGCCGCCGCGGCCTCCCTTCGCGCGCACCGTCCTGCGCCTGTACGCCGATGCCGTGATGATCGCGCAGGACACGCTCAACACCGCGACCGGGCGCGACACGGTGACGCTGGAAGCCACGGTGGCCGAGAACGCCGGCCACACGATCGACATCGAGGTGGGCGACAACGGCGGCCTGCTCCCTTACGAGGCGGTCGGGATCGACGCCTCGATCGAGACCAACGCTACGCCCGCCAATCCGCTCGGGCCGGTGATCACGCTCGGCACCAGCCGGTTCGCGTCGATTCTGGGGCCGCCGGCGTTCGAGGCCGCGGCATTCGATCCGATCCATCGCTATCTGGCCTCGAACGGTCATCTCTACGACGTGTGCGGGAATCTCCATTCGGCCGGTCCCGACGGACCCGGCATCGCCTGGGACATGGTGACGCAGAAGTTCTGGAACATCTCGTTCGACGCTGGCAACCAGCGCTGGGTGGTGGCGAGCTGGGACACCGCGACCGCCACCTTCACCACCGTGTTCAACATCCCGCGCGTGCTGACGGTGCCGGTAACCGGCGCGGACACGCTGGAAGACGCGCGCGGCATCGCGGTGGATTCAAGCTACGTCTACGTGGTCGACGCGGGGCCGGATGGCCTCGTGCCGCGGGCCAACGCCTGGTTCAAGTTCACGCGGGCAGGGCAGGCGGTGGCATCGCTCAAGGGTTCGTCGTTCGCGGCCAATTCGAGCTACGACATCGTCGACGACATCGTCTACTGCCCGTTCGCCTCGCCCACCGAGCCCGGCCGCTTCCTGGTCGCCGTGCAGCACACCGGCATTCTCGTGCTCGACGCGAACGGCGCGATGCGCGACACCGCTTACTGGCGCTCGCAGGGGCTACCGGGCGTCAATGCCCCGCGGGCGGTGGCGGGCATCGCCATCGATCCGGTGAGCGGCGATCTGTTCGTCGAGGACAACGACCGCGGTCTGACGCGCCGCTGGGTACGGCTGCCCGACGGGCCGACGACGTACCTGTTTGGCGACAACGATCCGATCATGCTCGAGCTGCCGGTTACCGAGTGCACCGCCAGCAGCGCGCTGTTCCAGGACCCGATCGAGCCCTCATCCATGTACTGCCCGCAGACACCATTCTGCTTCGGTGTCGCGTTCCGCACCGCCGACATGCGCGGCTACACCGTGGACTATTCGACCGGCACGCTGTGGAAGTTCGATCCGCGCGGCGGACGCGGCACGCGTGTGGGCGAGACCGGGCTGCAGGGCGTGTGGGGACTGGCCTACGACGCGAGCCGCGATCGGCTCTACGGCGCGCAGAACGTCACCGGCACCCAGATATGGAGCATCAATCCGCGCACCGCGGTGGCGACCGCGCTGCCACAGTTGACGCCCTACTCGGTGACCGACATCGGCTTCGAGCCCAACAGCGGACTGATCTACGCGGTGTCGGGCGGCGGCTCGACCGCGCGCCTGATCAGCATCGATCGCGACACCGGCGCCGCGACCGTGGTCGGGCCGACCCACGATGTGCGCGGTCTCGACTACGACCCGGTGCGCGGCGCGCTGGTGGGGATCACCTACGACGACTCGCTGTTCAGCATCAATCCCGGCACCGGGGCGGCGAGTCTGATCACCAGGCTGCCGTGGACGATGGGCTGGGAGGGACTCGCGGTCGGGCTCGTCGGCGTCGCCGGCTCGACCGACGTGCCGCTGGCGCAGGGCGGCGCGCGCATGGGCACGCCGCTCGCGCTGGCGGTCGCGCCGCAACCGAGCCACGCCAGCGCTTCGCTCACTTTCGCGCTGTTCGAGAACGCACGCGTGAGGCTCGACATCTACGACGTGAGCGGCCGGCACGTGCGCCGTGTAGTGGATGGGGCGTTCACGCCCGGCGCCCACACGCTGGCCTGGGACGGCCGCGGCGATTCTGGCGAGGCCGCCGCCGCCGGAATCTACTTCGTGCGGCTCGAGGCGGGCGGAAGGAACGTCACGGCGCGCGTCGTGAGGATCCGATAGTCTGGCCACCGTGACCCCATCGCGGTAGCCTTCCGCCGAAAATTGCCCCGGAGGCTACCGCGGCCGGCCCAGCCGACCGCGTCACTGGGAGGTGCACGATGGCCGGTCGCGAAGCTCGCGCGCGCCGCGGTTCCCCTGTGCGCGCGTTGCTGTGGTTGATGATCACGCTTCCCATCGCGGGATGTGCCTCGTTCAAGTCGTCGAAGCGGCTCGACGTGAGCCCGTTCGCGCAGAACACAGTCGGCTTGATCGGCGAGGTCCAGCGCGCCACCAAGCCGGTGCAGTGGGTCTATCTGCAGAAGTACCAGGATCTGCCGTCGGTCCAGGAGGTACGGCGAGCGGCTCGACCCGCCCAGACGCTGATGCGGGGCGTGGCGCTCTATTCGACGCAAATCGTCTCGATCTACGAGTCACCGGTTCCGGACTCGCGCCGCGTGAGCGAGCTGGCGCGCTACCTCGACGAATCGATTCGCGAGCGCCTCAAACAGTCGCCGGCCGCCGAGACCTTCCTCAGTCAGGCGGAGCTGGACGCTGCGGTTTCGAATTGCAAAGCGGCCAGCAATTTTCTCGCTGCACTCGGCGCGGCGCAGCCGGTGGTCTCGGCGGCGCTGGCCTACGGCAATTGCCTGTACGACAGCCTC is part of the Candidatus Sulfotelmatobacter sp. genome and harbors:
- a CDS encoding FG-GAP-like repeat-containing protein, whose amino-acid sequence is MRSLIVTALFAAAIAPLEAPLLTRAAFADDAVFQFQNNANPAGNWSYGYSPGPGMGFNLFTTETNLGGGLNRWSAPNGASLSMACSPVVNEPGVTMVGSVLSARLAANPNQTVLRWTAPSNDTWHVRARFTSEAGYLGASGASSANGTQANQRLGWAVAVGDVNGDGYGDVVAGTNVWSNSQVNEGQIELFLGGANGISPSPAWSYEPNVVDQYAGMSVAVADFDRDGYADIAEGEPGTGAVPGNVRIFKGSSTFPALSSTRSGSSAWQFGTALATGDFNGDGYPDLAVGLPGANAVEVAYGGSTGLGAFGPMIHSPDPGSNFFGQSLASTGDVNGDGKDDLIVGAQAYSSYLGRAYVFMGSSGGVSVTPSWTFTGLIANGELGFAVSSAGDENHDGYADVLVGAPYESSGGTNAGAVRLFRGSSTGLSTSPVWTWFGAPNSNAGMALSPAGDVDGDGYADFLIGAPGYTHPEVNEGEAFLYLGGSGATPTLHSTFEMNQANAHCGRALASGDVNGDLTPDLVVVATDYKAGSTASAGRILMEMGAGPPRPPFARTVLRLYADAVMIAQDTLNTATGRDTVTLEATVAENAGHTIDIEVGDNGGLLPYEAVGIDASIETNATPANPLGPVITLGTSRFASILGPPAFEAAAFDPIHRYLASNGHLYDVCGNLHSAGPDGPGIAWDMVTQKFWNISFDAGNQRWVVASWDTATATFTTVFNIPRVLTVPVTGADTLEDARGIAVDSSYVYVVDAGPDGLVPRANAWFKFTRAGQAVASLKGSSFAANSSYDIVDDIVYCPFASPTEPGRFLVAVQHTGILVLDANGAMRDTAYWRSQGLPGVNAPRAVAGIAIDPVSGDLFVEDNDRGLTRRWVRLPDGPTTYLFGDNDPIMLELPVTECTASSALFQDPIEPSSMYCPQTPFCFGVAFRTADMRGYTVDYSTGTLWKFDPRGGRGTRVGETGLQGVWGLAYDASRDRLYGAQNVTGTQIWSINPRTAVATALPQLTPYSVTDIGFEPNSGLIYAVSGGGSTARLISIDRDTGAATVVGPTHDVRGLDYDPVRGALVGITYDDSLFSINPGTGAASLITRLPWTMGWEGLAVGLVGVAGSTDVPLAQGGARMGTPLALAVAPQPSHASASLTFALFENARVRLDIYDVSGRHVRRVVDGAFTPGAHTLAWDGRGDSGEAAAAGIYFVRLEAGGRNVTARVVRIR